A window of Ptychodera flava strain L36383 chromosome 1, AS_Pfla_20210202, whole genome shotgun sequence contains these coding sequences:
- the LOC139143064 gene encoding uncharacterized protein, with the protein MDSPECSNGNIYHERSKVPTVNAPYITQEAAQQSQSAPTAKQLKKLENIQYVVGYAPKTGFAAAIIKNRLFPGAQLVLINHICPGEKHLLVNVDEQKLANIMLEMASKADILFSIGPKIYEHFEDEYKANFNQKQLSDIPHEVILPKPESIFFEQTIKGGDRCNILTYGEYNTQETLNKNQVMAESIGKAAYFRNECYYSLPCWRIQGISPNAKDKDKNKLMEHMKSPLIHPKFYSDCSVGALMTTLQQSDLCLPSPYYMDYGLQGLEAMAAGLPTMTEDDSQLACFMKGHFEDHADDCIIRDPKQNLYKKILWTMRFPDKAFRKAAALKKTFQEHALLGSAKFTSLLTNNETLQPTQKNNTVPGVEGKQTKTSEKTSKQRQTLAVQHEVNVPAINATQGALTMQFSSSYAAPGKAENPRSQNNNPTKSERSQQEGTHFETENPSQTNMKRQHTSSGKNDRATEAKKRKQEFQEQPIKIDDTMPQQGGTGFIQHKNKAALGENIETGETSELQRTKGSQSEVIEMDVTQGTQEAESQPMTTCAMTSHNPHKTMTLHNMVEPGTVPGKCEETQPEKAVQRSNGVENAGEMKSQMETGGGGERISEKHTGSGEEEQGSNKFKLKVRVDQEPFMLKDAEDAEPALTVCQNRLLQTVIERLADEGGRQKIADICKDNLGVDPSDLRAGCLEILLKLPGLYNLYRVKQTCKSANLAKAFEPLLITDEMREIAAKVGVTLQLKATYDEESFKEVELFFINRDGGGVKPIEVYTYFERKDIEEILFDANYAMERIAS; encoded by the exons atggactcaccagagtgctctaacgGCAACAtttaccatgagcgaagcaaagtgccaacagtgaacgccccttatattacgcaagaggctgcccaacaatctcagagtgctccAACTGCtaagca actaaaaaaattagaaaatatcCAATATGTTGTTGGTTACGCCCCAAAGACTGGATTTGCTGCAGCTATCATTAAAAACAGACTGTTCCCTGGTGCACAGCTAGTGCTCATCAATCATATCTGTCCAGGAGAAAAGCACCTGTTGGTAAATGTAGATGAGCAAAAATTGGCCAATATTATGCTGGAGATGGCTAGTAAAGCTGATATCCTGTTTTCTATTGGTCCTAAAATctatgaacattttgaagacgAATATAAAGCTAACTTTAATCAAAAGCAGCTATCAGACATTCCTCATGAGGTGATTCTTCCAAAACCtgaaagtattttctttgagCAAACCATAAAAGGTGGAGACAGGTGCAACATCCTGACATATGGAGAATATAATACCCAAGAAACTCTGAACAAGAATCAGGTAATGGCAGAATCAATTGGAAAAGCAGCATACTTCCGGAATGAATGTTATTATAGTCTGCCATGTTGGAGGATTCAGGGAATTTCCCCAAATGCAAAGGATAAGGACAAAAACAAACTGATGGAACACATGAAAAGTCCTCTTATTCACCCAAAATTTTACAGTGACTGTTCAGTTGGTGCCTTGATGACCACTTTGCAACAGTCTGATCTCTGTCTCCCCTCACCATATTATATGGATTACGGTCTTCAAGGTCTAGAAGCAATGGCAGCAGGTTTACCTACAATGACAGAAGACGATTCTCAATTAGCTTGTTTTATGAAAGGACACTTTGAAGATCATGCTGATGATTGTATTATTCGTGATCCAAAACAGAATCTATATAAGAAAATATTGTGGACTATGAGATTTCCTGATAAAGCATTTAGAAAGGCAGCTGCACTCAAAAAAACCTTTCAGGAACATGCACTTTTAGGCAGTGCAAAGTTTACATCATTGTTAACTAATAACGAAACACTTCAACCTACCCAAAAGAACAACACAGTGCCAGGAGTTgaaggaaaacaaacaaaaacatcagAGAAAACATCAAAGCAACGACAAACTCTGGCAGTGCAACATGAGGTGAACGTGCCTGCAATAAATGCAACTCAAGGAGCACTTACAATGCAATTCAGTTCATCTTATGCAGCACCAGGAAAGGCAGAGAACCCTAGATCACAAAATAACAACCCAACCAAATCAGAGAGATCACAGCAAgaaggaacacattttgaaacagagAACCCATCACAAACTAACATGAAACGACAACACACATCCTCTGGAAAAAATGATAGAGCTACCGAAGCAAAGAAGAGAAAACAAGAATTTCAAGAGCAACCAATAAAGATAGATGATACAATGCCACAACAAGGTGGAACAGGCTTCatccaacacaaaaacaaagcaGCATTAGGTGAAAACATAGAAACAGGTGAAACATCAGAGTTGCAGAGAACCAAGGGATCGCAATCAGAGGTGATAGAAATGGATGTAACTCAAGGAACCCAGGAAGCAGAATCACAGCCAATGACAACATGTGCTATGACAAGTCACAACCCACATAAAACAATGACACTACATAATATGGTTGAACCAGGAACTGTTCCAGGCAAATGTGAAGAAACTCAACCTGAAAAAGCTGTACAGAGAAGCAATGGTGTTGAAAACGCGGGAGAGATGAAATCTCAAATGGAGACAGGTGGAGGTGGGGAACGTATCTCTGAAAAACACACTGGCTCTGGAGAAGAAGAGCAAG GatcaaacaaatttaaattgaaAGTAAGAGTTGATCAAGAACCCTTCATGCTGAAAGATGCTGAAGATGCAGAACCTGCATTGACTGTCTGTCAAAATAGATTACTGCAAACGGTTATAGAGAGGTTAGCTGATGAAGGTGGCCGTCAAAAAATTGCTGATATCTGCAAGGACAACCTTGGTGTGGACCCATCTGATCTGAGGGCAGGCTGCCTTGAGATCTTGCTTAAGTTACCAGGCCTCTATAATCTCTACAGGGTGAAGCAGACCTGCAAGTCTGCAAACCTTGCCAAAGCATTTGAACCACTCCTGATAACAGATGAAATGAGGGAGATTGCTGCTAAAGTTGGAGTAACGCTGCAGTTGAAAGCAACATATGATGAAGAGAGTTTTAAAGAAGTTGAGCTTTTCTTTATTAATC GTGATGGTGGAGGTGTCAAGCCAATTGAAGTCTAcacttattttgaaagaaaggaCATTGAAGAAATTCTCTTTGATGCTAAT TATGCAATGGAAAGAATTGCAAGTTAA